A region of Massilia sp. WG5 DNA encodes the following proteins:
- a CDS encoding fused MFS/spermidine synthase, protein MPNLPKPLVRTRGDCRTLEFTPGDIQSAMRLSRPSALLLAYTRAMMCFALFVPRPRHILMIGLGGGSMARFCHRHFPASRITVLELSADVIALRDQFLLPPDDARFQVIHADAAEWIAGAARAGGACFDVIVADGFDAAGLPPALSSRGFYEDCRRLLASDGVLAANVFSYDPRHDAVLDALDRVFDGRLCRLDKAAGNNRIVFAGAATQKRPMPWLPTRRLEIVNRLCVRLILMRLASRSVFA, encoded by the coding sequence ATGCCGAACCTACCGAAGCCGCTGGTCCGTACCCGGGGCGACTGCCGCACCCTGGAGTTCACGCCCGGCGACATCCAGAGCGCGATGCGGCTGTCCCGGCCGAGCGCGCTGCTGCTGGCCTATACACGCGCCATGATGTGCTTCGCCCTGTTCGTGCCCCGCCCCCGCCACATTCTCATGATCGGACTGGGCGGCGGCTCGATGGCCCGCTTCTGCCACCGCCACTTCCCCGCCAGCCGCATCACCGTGCTCGAGCTGAGTGCCGACGTGATCGCCCTGCGCGACCAGTTCCTGCTGCCGCCCGACGACGCCCGCTTCCAGGTCATCCATGCCGACGCCGCCGAGTGGATCGCGGGTGCGGCCCGCGCAGGCGGCGCCTGTTTCGACGTGATCGTGGCCGACGGCTTCGACGCCGCCGGCCTGCCCCCGGCCCTGTCCAGCCGCGGCTTCTACGAAGACTGCCGGCGCCTGCTGGCCTCCGACGGCGTGCTGGCAGCGAATGTGTTCAGCTACGACCCGCGCCACGACGCCGTGCTGGATGCCCTGGACCGGGTCTTCGACGGCCGCCTTTGCCGGCTCGACAAGGCGGCCGGCAACAACCGCATCGTGTTCGCCGGCGCCGCCACGCAGAAACGCCCCATGCCCTGGCTGCCCACCCGGCGGCTGGAGATAGTGAACCGTCTATGCGTGCGCCTGATTCTTATGCGTCTGGCATCGCGGTCTGTTTTTGCCTAG
- a CDS encoding GGDEF domain-containing protein produces MDSTTIVLALALGNLAICAALFFFEHGDGRPAALSTWGWSRQMQAAGWLLLAIGGVNVVPERLALPVAYGLVIAGVAWEAGALWERAGGRRWRRFTTPALAVAVAAFLLCYWVDEIGLRALAASLILAAFYLSAAIALARGWARASMLRRFLALATALLALVVGARGALVLLAPSGWGWMSNELLRQLYSGALYLLMLLGAFGWLLLGRESLQDELARLEVVDPLLDVTNRRGFFQMLAPWMALARRPGPPTALVLFDLDQFKRVNDSYGHPAGDVVLRTLLDACKRQLRDSDQLARLVGVEFAILLPRTGLDDAVMVAERMRAAIAATPVKTERALITLSASFGVTTIRADDSSVTLLGRADDALRAAKDGGRNRVELAPPAPAVPAEA; encoded by the coding sequence ATGGATTCCACCACCATCGTCCTCGCGCTGGCCCTGGGTAACCTGGCGATCTGCGCCGCATTATTCTTCTTCGAACATGGCGATGGACGCCCGGCGGCCCTGTCGACCTGGGGCTGGTCGCGCCAGATGCAGGCGGCCGGCTGGCTGCTGCTGGCGATCGGCGGCGTCAACGTGGTCCCCGAGCGGCTGGCGCTGCCGGTGGCCTACGGCCTGGTGATCGCCGGCGTGGCCTGGGAGGCGGGCGCGTTGTGGGAGCGTGCCGGCGGACGGCGCTGGCGCAGGTTCACGACCCCGGCGCTGGCGGTGGCGGTGGCCGCCTTCCTGCTGTGCTATTGGGTCGACGAGATCGGCCTGCGCGCGCTGGCCGCTTCGCTGATCCTCGCCGCCTTTTATCTTTCGGCCGCCATCGCCCTCGCGCGCGGCTGGGCCCGGGCCTCGATGCTGCGCCGCTTCCTGGCGCTGGCGACCGCGCTGCTGGCGCTGGTGGTCGGCGCGCGCGGCGCGCTGGTGCTGCTGGCGCCGTCCGGCTGGGGCTGGATGAGCAACGAGCTGCTGCGCCAGCTGTATTCCGGCGCCCTGTACCTGCTGATGCTGCTGGGGGCCTTCGGCTGGCTGCTGCTGGGCCGCGAAAGCCTGCAGGACGAGCTGGCGCGCCTGGAAGTGGTGGACCCGCTGCTGGACGTGACCAACCGCCGCGGCTTCTTCCAGATGCTGGCGCCGTGGATGGCGCTGGCGCGCCGCCCCGGTCCGCCGACCGCGCTGGTGCTGTTCGACCTCGACCAGTTCAAGCGCGTCAACGACAGCTACGGCCACCCGGCCGGCGACGTCGTGCTGCGCACCCTGCTCGACGCCTGCAAGCGCCAGCTGCGCGACAGCGACCAGCTGGCGCGCCTGGTCGGCGTCGAGTTCGCGATCCTGCTGCCGCGCACCGGCCTCGACGACGCCGTCATGGTCGCCGAGCGCATGCGCGCCGCGATCGCCGCAACCCCGGTCAAGACCGAACGGGCCCTGATCACGCTGAGCGCGAGCTTCGGCGTCACCACCATCCGCGCCGACGACAGCAGCGTGACCCTGCTGGGGCGCGCCGACGACGCCCTGCGCGCCGCCAAGGACGGCGGACGCAACCGGGTCGAGCTGGCGCCGCCGGCGCCGGCCGTTCCCGCCGAGGCCTGA
- a CDS encoding ABC transporter ATP-binding protein, translating into MLELVDLSKSYGGRTVLAQLSHRFAPGEFVAVMGESGVGKSTLLNLIAGLDAPDSGQVVVDGVPMSALDDDAATRLRRSRMGFIFQAFHVLPHLTLEQNVALPLLLNGAVDTGRARAMLDAVGLQGRGADFPRQLSGGELQRVAIARALVHRPALLLADEPTGNLDPETADGILHLLRDEIRQSGAGAIMVTHSHAAAAMADRVLVLTRSGLELT; encoded by the coding sequence ATGCTCGAACTCGTCGACCTCTCCAAATCCTACGGCGGCCGCACCGTGCTGGCGCAGCTCTCGCACCGCTTCGCGCCCGGCGAATTCGTTGCCGTGATGGGGGAATCCGGGGTCGGCAAATCGACCCTGCTCAACTTGATCGCCGGGCTCGATGCGCCCGACAGCGGCCAGGTGGTGGTCGACGGCGTGCCGATGTCGGCGCTCGACGACGATGCCGCCACGCGGCTCCGGCGCAGCCGCATGGGCTTCATCTTCCAGGCCTTCCACGTGCTGCCGCACCTGACGCTGGAACAGAACGTGGCGCTGCCGCTGCTGCTGAACGGCGCCGTCGACACCGGCCGCGCGCGCGCCATGCTGGATGCCGTCGGCCTGCAGGGACGCGGCGCCGACTTCCCGCGCCAGCTGTCCGGCGGCGAGCTGCAGCGCGTGGCGATCGCGCGCGCCCTGGTGCACCGCCCCGCCCTGCTGCTGGCCGACGAGCCGACCGGCAACCTCGATCCCGAGACCGCCGACGGCATCCTGCACCTGCTGCGCGACGAGATCCGCCAGAGCGGCGCCGGCGCCATCATGGTCACCCACTCGCACGCCGCCGCCGCGATGGCGGACCGGGTCCTCGTCCTGACGCGCTCCGGACTGGAATTAACGTAA
- the egtD gene encoding L-histidine N(alpha)-methyltransferase → MLNHHKEAPDPAALDNTLDTSAETLRLRAELEAGLRARDACISPKFLYDALGSKLFEAICEVPEYYPTRTEAAIFERHGAEIARAVGTGSTLIDLGAGNCAKAARLFPLLHPAQYVPVDISADFLQDAVERLQQRFRHIEMNALGMDFSGGDWRLPDVVRHERRLFFYPGSSIGNFTPDDALAFLRRVRAQCGADGGILIGIDLAKEHAVLDAAYDDALGVTAAFNLNVLRHANRLLGADFDIRAWRHHGFYNERMGRVEMHLESRSSQQVSWQGGARRFEAGECIHTENSYKYRPSAAVGLLEQAGFAAAGVWTDERGWFAVIHARAIPPGAMH, encoded by the coding sequence ATGCTGAACCATCACAAGGAAGCGCCTGACCCGGCGGCCCTCGACAACACCCTCGACACCTCGGCCGAAACCCTGCGGCTGCGGGCCGAGCTGGAGGCGGGCCTGCGCGCACGCGATGCCTGTATCTCGCCGAAGTTCCTGTACGACGCCCTTGGCTCGAAGCTGTTCGAGGCGATCTGCGAAGTGCCCGAGTACTATCCGACCCGCACCGAAGCGGCCATCTTCGAGCGCCACGGCGCCGAGATCGCGCGCGCCGTCGGCACCGGCTCGACCCTGATCGACCTCGGCGCCGGCAACTGCGCCAAGGCGGCGCGCCTGTTCCCGCTGCTGCACCCGGCCCAGTACGTGCCGGTCGATATCTCGGCCGACTTCCTGCAGGACGCCGTCGAGCGCCTGCAGCAGCGCTTCCGCCACATCGAGATGAATGCCCTCGGCATGGACTTTTCCGGCGGCGACTGGCGCCTGCCGGACGTGGTGCGCCATGAGCGCCGCCTGTTCTTCTATCCCGGCTCCTCGATCGGCAACTTCACGCCGGACGATGCGCTGGCCTTCCTGCGCCGCGTGCGCGCGCAGTGCGGCGCCGACGGCGGCATCCTGATCGGCATCGACCTGGCCAAGGAACACGCGGTGCTGGACGCCGCCTACGACGACGCGCTGGGCGTCACGGCCGCATTCAACCTGAACGTGCTGCGCCACGCCAACCGCCTGCTGGGCGCCGACTTCGACATCCGCGCCTGGCGCCACCACGGCTTCTACAACGAGCGCATGGGGCGGGTCGAGATGCACCTCGAATCGAGGAGCAGCCAGCAGGTCAGCTGGCAGGGCGGCGCGCGCCGCTTCGAGGCCGGCGAATGCATCCACACCGAGAACAGCTACAAGTACCGCCCGAGCGCCGCCGTCGGACTGCTGGAGCAGGCCGGCTTCGCCGCCGCCGGCGTCTGGACCGACGAACGCGGATGGTTCGCCGTGATCCACGCGCGCGCGATCCCGCCGGGCGCCATGCACTGA
- the egtB gene encoding ergothioneine biosynthesis protein EgtB, which yields MGANEHRQAREFEQVRQRSVHLAEPLSPEDCCAQSMPDASPVKWHLAHTTWFFETFILEPREHDWRPFHPAFRVLFNSYYNGVGDKHPRPQRGLLTRPAFDEVLAWRRDVDARIARLLHERPEDGELAALVELGMQHEQQHQELILTDLKHLLAQNPLYPAYLASALPESCPAGALAWLDFEGGLAEIGHRGPGFCFDNELPRHRQYLAPFQLASRLATNGEYLEFVEAGGYRDPSLWLSEGWDRVCSGEIGQPFYWRKENGQWLEFTLHGLQPLDPARPVTHVSLYEADAYARWRGARLPTEAEWEFAARDVAIACGDLHPRAAGSDGLAQMFGECWQWTSSSYAPYPGYAPAAGALGEYNGKFMINQYVLRGSSCATPHGHARASYRNFFPAGSRWQFTGIRLAR from the coding sequence ATGGGAGCGAACGAACACCGCCAGGCCCGCGAATTCGAGCAGGTGCGCCAGCGCTCGGTGCACCTGGCCGAGCCGCTGTCGCCGGAGGACTGCTGCGCGCAGTCGATGCCGGACGCCAGCCCGGTCAAATGGCACCTGGCCCACACCACCTGGTTCTTCGAGACCTTCATCCTGGAGCCGCGCGAGCACGACTGGCGGCCCTTCCATCCGGCCTTCCGGGTGCTGTTCAACTCCTACTACAACGGCGTCGGCGACAAGCACCCGCGCCCGCAGCGCGGCCTGCTCACGCGTCCGGCCTTCGACGAGGTGCTGGCCTGGCGCCGCGATGTCGACGCCCGCATCGCGCGCCTGCTGCACGAGAGGCCCGAGGACGGCGAGCTGGCCGCGCTGGTGGAACTCGGCATGCAGCACGAGCAGCAGCACCAGGAGCTGATCCTCACCGACCTGAAGCACCTGCTGGCGCAGAACCCGCTGTATCCGGCCTATCTCGCTTCGGCGCTGCCGGAGTCCTGTCCGGCGGGCGCGCTGGCCTGGCTGGACTTCGAAGGCGGCCTGGCCGAGATCGGCCACCGCGGCCCCGGATTCTGCTTCGACAACGAGCTGCCGCGCCACCGCCAGTATCTCGCGCCCTTCCAGCTGGCCTCGCGCCTGGCGACCAACGGCGAGTACCTGGAATTCGTCGAGGCCGGCGGCTACCGCGACCCGAGCCTGTGGCTGTCCGAGGGCTGGGACCGGGTCTGCAGCGGCGAGATCGGCCAGCCCTTCTACTGGCGCAAGGAGAACGGCCAGTGGCTGGAGTTCACGCTGCACGGACTGCAGCCGCTCGATCCCGCGCGTCCGGTCACCCATGTGTCGCTGTACGAGGCCGACGCCTACGCGCGCTGGCGCGGCGCGCGCCTGCCGACCGAGGCGGAATGGGAATTCGCGGCGCGCGACGTCGCCATCGCCTGCGGCGACCTGCACCCGCGCGCGGCCGGCAGCGATGGCCTGGCGCAGATGTTCGGCGAATGCTGGCAGTGGACCAGCAGCAGCTATGCGCCCTATCCGGGCTATGCGCCGGCGGCCGGCGCGCTGGGCGAGTACAACGGCAAATTCATGATCAACCAGTACGTGCTGCGCGGTTCGTCCTGCGCGACCCCGCACGGCCACGCGCGCGCCAGCTACCGCAACTTCTTCCCGGCAGGCAGCCGCTGGCAGTTTACCGGCATCAGGCTGGCCCGATGA
- a CDS encoding YihY/virulence factor BrkB family protein, which translates to MKFTRGQRLRLLNRRANAYIVGHPLAFTLGVLKCFRANQGLLLAGAVAYYALLSIVPFLMLAVVVLSHFLDEAELLLTLRRYLELLVPGQSASIVAEVAHFLDARDVITWVLAATMLFFSSFAFTVLENAMSVIFVHRVAVRRRHFLVSALLPYCYILALGFGVMIVTLVAGSLQVIGTESVDLFGYKWSLHGVSGALLYLLGLAGEILVLTSIYMVMPVGRLSLSHALVGGVTATLLWEVARHVLVWYFSTLSKVNVVYGSMSTAIVVMFSLEIGAALLLFGAQVIAEYERVGQGGTSGEAKKMETRPEA; encoded by the coding sequence ATGAAATTCACGCGGGGCCAGCGCCTGCGGCTGCTGAACCGGCGCGCGAACGCCTACATCGTGGGCCATCCGCTCGCCTTCACGCTGGGCGTCCTGAAATGCTTCCGCGCCAACCAGGGCCTGCTGCTGGCGGGCGCGGTCGCCTATTACGCGCTGCTGTCGATCGTGCCTTTCCTGATGCTGGCGGTGGTGGTGCTGTCGCACTTCCTCGACGAGGCCGAACTGCTGCTGACCCTGCGCCGCTACCTGGAACTGCTGGTGCCCGGCCAGTCGGCGTCCATCGTGGCCGAGGTCGCGCACTTCCTCGACGCCCGCGACGTGATCACCTGGGTGCTGGCCGCCACCATGCTGTTCTTCAGCTCCTTCGCCTTCACGGTGCTGGAAAACGCGATGAGCGTGATCTTCGTGCACCGCGTCGCCGTGCGGCGGCGCCACTTCCTGGTGTCGGCGCTGCTCCCGTACTGTTACATCCTGGCGCTGGGCTTCGGCGTGATGATCGTGACCCTGGTGGCCGGCAGCCTGCAGGTGATCGGCACCGAGAGCGTCGACCTGTTCGGTTACAAATGGTCGCTGCACGGCGTGTCCGGGGCCCTCCTGTACCTGCTCGGCCTGGCCGGCGAGATCCTGGTGCTGACCTCGATCTACATGGTGATGCCGGTGGGCCGGCTGTCGCTGTCGCACGCGCTGGTCGGCGGCGTGACCGCGACGCTTCTGTGGGAAGTCGCGCGCCACGTGCTGGTGTGGTACTTCTCGACCCTGTCCAAGGTGAACGTGGTGTACGGCTCGATGAGCACCGCCATCGTGGTCATGTTCAGCCTCGAGATCGGCGCCGCGCTGCTGCTGTTCGGGGCGCAGGTGATCGCCGAGTACGAGCGCGTGGGGCAGGGCGGGACCAGCGGCGAAGCGAAGAAGATGGAGACCCGGCCAGAGGCCTGA
- a CDS encoding cupin-like domain-containing protein — MQGGSTPKRLPPRLDLQPGAGREQKAAQVRGVSSIQAMREAIRQAARALPAISEVPRLGRLDSAAFRARAAEGLPFLVTGVVGRWPLCHLTPQELRERFGEVPVRARVGDYVATAFAPDRAMRDMSLRAYLDLSLDPGRTPSDDLPPYVGNLELRELNAMCHWPAWFDKMGPPRFWLGPARTVTPLHCDYDDNIFAQIWGSKRIFLAPPHHDEFLYTREANPVLFGSAFDPEAPDFEAFPLARQAAIVEVVVEPGDMLYVPAGWYHQVRALSFSLSSNRWARALPLALKGGV; from the coding sequence ATGCAGGGAGGCAGTACCCCGAAGCGCCTGCCGCCGCGGCTCGACCTGCAGCCGGGGGCGGGGCGCGAACAGAAGGCCGCGCAGGTGCGCGGCGTTTCCTCGATCCAGGCGATGCGCGAGGCGATCCGGCAGGCCGCGCGTGCGCTGCCGGCCATCTCCGAGGTGCCGCGCCTGGGCCGGCTCGACAGCGCCGCCTTCCGCGCCCGCGCCGCCGAGGGCCTGCCCTTCCTGGTTACCGGCGTGGTCGGGCGCTGGCCCCTCTGCCACCTGACCCCGCAGGAACTGCGCGAACGCTTCGGCGAGGTGCCGGTGCGGGCGCGGGTCGGCGACTACGTGGCGACCGCCTTCGCGCCGGACCGCGCGATGCGCGACATGTCGCTGCGCGCGTATCTCGACCTGAGCCTCGACCCGGGCAGGACTCCTTCCGACGATCTGCCGCCCTACGTCGGCAACCTGGAACTGCGCGAGCTGAACGCCATGTGCCACTGGCCGGCCTGGTTCGACAAGATGGGCCCGCCGCGCTTCTGGCTCGGCCCCGCGCGCACGGTGACGCCGCTGCACTGCGACTACGACGACAACATCTTCGCGCAGATCTGGGGCAGCAAGCGGATCTTCCTGGCGCCGCCGCACCACGACGAATTCCTGTACACACGGGAAGCCAATCCGGTGCTGTTCGGCTCCGCCTTCGATCCGGAAGCGCCGGACTTCGAGGCCTTTCCGCTGGCGCGCCAGGCGGCCATCGTCGAGGTCGTGGTCGAGCCGGGCGACATGCTGTACGTGCCGGCCGGCTGGTATCACCAGGTGCGGGCGCTGAGCTTTTCGCTGTCCTCGAACCGCTGGGCGCGGGCGCTGCCGCTGGCCCTGAAGGGCGGCGTCTAG
- the leuA gene encoding 2-isopropylmalate synthase — MLTNPAAKYRPFPAVQLADRQWPSRVITQPPVWMSTDLRDGNQALIEPMSPEKKLRFFEKLVQIGIKEIEVGFPSASQTDFDFVRMLVEENRIPDDVSIIVLTQAREELIRRTVESCVGAKRAIVHVYNSVAPVFRRVVFGMGQDEIVQIAVNGTRLIKELVAQHPETRWSLEYSPESFSTTELEFSKRIVDAVSETWQPTPENKLIVNLPSTVEASTPNVYADQIEWMSRHLERRDSLVISVHPHNDRGTAVAAAELAVMAGADRVEGCLFGNGERTGNVDLVTLALNLYTQGVHPGLDFSDIDSVRQLVEECNQIPVHPRHPYVGDLVFTAFSGSHQDAIKKGFAAQKADAIWEVPYLPIDPADLGRSYDAVIRVNSQSGKGGMAYLLEQEYGLELPRRLQIEFSRVVQRHADATGTEVAASSIHALFAREYFDQENPAYRYVSHRMAEDSEGEQRVQIDVAVEHERVTKHHAGQGNGPIDAFVSALGLDIRLMDYHEHAIGSGADAKAACYVELRLGNGPTLFGAAIDSNILTASFKAVLSAVNRQIAMAGEQPVARAA; from the coding sequence ATGTTGACCAATCCCGCCGCCAAATACCGTCCCTTCCCCGCCGTCCAGCTGGCCGACCGCCAGTGGCCGAGCCGCGTCATCACCCAGCCGCCGGTCTGGATGAGCACCGACTTGCGCGACGGCAACCAGGCGCTGATCGAGCCGATGAGCCCGGAGAAGAAGCTGCGTTTCTTCGAAAAGCTGGTGCAGATCGGGATCAAGGAGATCGAAGTCGGCTTCCCGTCCGCCTCGCAGACCGATTTCGACTTCGTGCGCATGCTGGTCGAGGAAAACCGCATTCCGGATGACGTCAGCATCATCGTGCTGACCCAGGCGCGCGAGGAACTGATCCGCCGCACGGTGGAATCCTGCGTCGGCGCCAAGCGCGCCATCGTCCACGTCTACAACTCGGTGGCGCCGGTGTTCCGCCGCGTGGTATTCGGCATGGGCCAGGACGAGATCGTGCAGATCGCCGTGAACGGCACCCGCCTGATCAAGGAACTGGTGGCGCAGCATCCGGAGACCCGCTGGAGCCTGGAGTATTCGCCGGAGTCGTTCTCGACCACCGAGCTGGAATTTTCCAAGCGCATCGTCGACGCCGTCAGCGAAACCTGGCAGCCGACCCCGGAAAACAAGCTGATCGTCAACCTGCCCTCGACCGTCGAGGCCAGCACCCCGAACGTCTATGCCGACCAGATCGAATGGATGTCGCGCCACCTGGAGCGCCGCGACAGCCTCGTAATCAGCGTCCACCCGCACAATGACCGCGGCACCGCCGTCGCCGCCGCCGAGCTGGCCGTGATGGCCGGCGCCGACCGCGTCGAAGGCTGCCTGTTCGGCAACGGCGAACGCACCGGCAACGTCGACCTGGTGACCCTGGCGCTGAACCTCTACACCCAGGGCGTGCACCCGGGCCTGGACTTCTCGGACATCGACAGCGTGCGCCAGCTGGTCGAAGAGTGCAACCAGATCCCGGTCCACCCGCGCCACCCGTATGTCGGCGACCTGGTGTTCACGGCCTTCTCCGGCTCGCACCAGGACGCGATCAAGAAAGGCTTCGCGGCGCAGAAGGCCGACGCGATCTGGGAAGTGCCCTACCTGCCGATCGACCCGGCCGACCTGGGCCGCAGCTACGACGCCGTCATCCGCGTCAACAGCCAGTCGGGCAAGGGCGGCATGGCCTACCTGCTCGAGCAGGAATACGGCCTGGAGCTGCCGCGCCGCCTGCAGATCGAATTCTCGCGCGTCGTGCAGCGCCATGCCGACGCCACCGGCACCGAGGTCGCGGCATCGAGCATCCACGCCCTGTTCGCCCGCGAATACTTCGACCAGGAGAACCCGGCCTACCGCTATGTCTCGCACCGCATGGCCGAGGACAGCGAAGGCGAACAGCGCGTGCAGATCGACGTCGCGGTCGAGCACGAGCGCGTCACGAAGCATCATGCCGGCCAGGGCAACGGTCCGATCGACGCCTTCGTCAGCGCGCTCGGCCTGGACATCCGCCTGATGGACTACCACGAGCATGCGATCGGTTCGGGCGCCGATGCGAAGGCGGCCTGCTACGTCGAGCTGCGCCTCGGTAACGGCCCGACCCTGTTCGGCGCCGCGATCGACAGCAACATCCTGACCGCCTCCTTCAAGGCCGTGCTGTCGGCGGTGAACCGCCAGATCGCCATGGCCGGCGAGCAGCCGGTGGCGCGCGCGGCCTGA